A window of Benincasa hispida cultivar B227 chromosome 9, ASM972705v1, whole genome shotgun sequence genomic DNA:
ATCATAAAAGAAACTAAGAATCATTGAAGAAAGCAAACCTTATTACAGCATGGAGTCAACCCCCTCCTTTGCTTTAAAGAAAACTAATGATTGTCGGAATCCTTCTTGGGATGAATTGCTCCTATGAGGGCCTCAACCTCTTCCTTGACTCTTCCAAACACTCCAGGGGCCTTTACTTCATCGGCGGGCGTAGTCTCGTCAATATCATCGCTTCTTCCATGTGTTTCTTTGTGATGCCTTGGTGATTTATTGGAGTGGATCACAGCCTCTATCTCTTCTTTCGCTCTCTCAAAAATATTGGGCGATTTCgcatctttttcttctcataGCACACCAATAGGGGGGAAAAGAGAGATAAATGTCAGTCGCCAAACACCTCGAGCAAAATCAAACTATGAGTCTATAACAGTGAAGCCGTTTCTGATCTAAAGGTCCCCTCATAAACAATTGGAGCAATACCTAAACAACCATAAGTTCG
This region includes:
- the LOC120087339 gene encoding uncharacterized protein LOC120087339, with translation MEEPKTEIKDSSSEKDAKSPNIFERAKEEIEAVIHSNKSPRHHKETHGRSDDIDETTPADEVKAPGVFGRVKEEVEALIGAIHPKKDSDNH